One window from the genome of Musa acuminata AAA Group cultivar baxijiao chromosome BXJ1-4, Cavendish_Baxijiao_AAA, whole genome shotgun sequence encodes:
- the LOC103981904 gene encoding probable leucine-rich repeat receptor-like protein kinase At1g35710: protein MPSRLYRSSLPTNLLWLLLVLLSPFLVLVTAASLGSQARALLHWKSTLQGGQLLASWNIDSRPCNWTGVACSVTRKGRLVITDVHLPDMSLAGPLDAFNFSSLGSLATLNLSCNRLNGTIPPAIATLSQLATLDLTGNLFVGRIPIEMGSMKGLQFLSLSQNQIMSSVPPSLSNLSDLTHLDLRQNKLRGAIPGELGRLEKLRFLELGDNQLSGSIPPGLGNLTRLYHLALYENQLTGSIPRQLGDLRDLVYFSLSNNSLTGTLLSTLGNLTKLQYLFSWRNHLSGFIPFEIGNLIDVFNLDLSSNMLTGSIPFSLGNMSKLNILHLFDNELSGSIPPQIGNLIDVFNLDLSSNMLTGSIPFSLGNMCKLNILHLYENKLSDPIPPSLGNLRKLTDLRLFTNRLSGALPSEMNNIIGLTSLQLSNNNFSGYLPPDICKGGALSYLAVSNNSFQGPIPMTLKNCTGLSRLYLHHNQFTGDISHNLGVYPHLWYVDLSFNRLSGTLSPDWGSWHNLTCLKISNNNITGVIRPELGHLSNLQKLDLSSNHLQGEIPKSLGNLAHLYNLSLSNNRLVGEVPMELGRMSNLQLLDLSRNGLTGRIPYQIGTCMKLQLLKLNNNNLSGSIPLEIGNLVHLQEALDLGHNSLTGEIPSQLGKLSMLQHLNLSHNGFTGGLPSSLKDMVSLSVIDVSHNELEGPVPDSPFFRKAPLEWFLHNKGLCGVVKGLPPCVSSATRRNDESKHHKVVVILAITASMVFILLSLMIVGAALQFRKRKKQSLPVQDNGNREGAFCILSFDGRYAYKDIIEATEDFKDKYCIGTGACGSVYRAELTSGKVLAVKKIHLQEIEDTSNEIPFQNEIQTLTRIRHRNIVKLYGFCSSTRHKFLVYEYMERGSLGSILRSEAAAAELDWVKRVDVVKDVARALSYMHHDCDQPIVHRDITSNNILLDSEFKACVSDFGIARLLQPDSSNWSMIAGTHGYLAPELAYRMRVTTQCDVYSFGVVTLELLMGTYPGEFISVLPSSAAQSSSVKTILDQRVPLPTAEAADEVVAVLRLAIRCVDDNPETRPTMKHIFYKLSTPKTHPNLPSLDSLKLSDLRNGER, encoded by the exons ATGCCATCTCGACTCTACAGAAGTTCTCTCCCTACCAACCTCCTCTGGCTACTACTGGTATTGCTCTCTCCTTTTCTTGTTCTTGTAACAGCAGCTTCACTAGGGTCCCAAGCGAGGGCTCTATTACACTGGAAGTCCACCCTCCAAGGTGGGCAATTGCTGGCATCCTGGAACATCGACTCTCGTCCTTGCAACTGGACTGGGGTTGCATGCAGCGTCACACGTAAGGGCCGCTTGGTCATCACCGACGTGCATCTGCCAGATATGAGCTTAGCAGGGCCACTTGATGCATTTAATTTTTCGTCGTTGGGATCACTCGCCACTCTCAACCTCAGTTGCAACCGGCTCAATGGAACTATTCCCCCTGCCATCGCCACCCTCTCGCAGCTGGCAACGCTTGATCTCACTGGCAACCTGTTCGTGGGCAGAATCCCGATCGAGATGGGCTCAATGAAGGGGCTCCAATTCTTAAGCCTGagtcaaaatcaaataatgaGTTCGGTACCTCCATCGTTGAGTAACCTTAGTGACCTTACGCACTTGGATCTGCGACAAAATAAGCTTAGGGGTGCCATCCCTGGGGAGCTGGGGAGACTCGAGAAGTTAAGATTTTTGGAACTTGGGGACAACCAACTATCTGGCTCCATTCCTCCCGGTTTAGGGAACCTGACAAGACTGTATCACTTGGCTCTTTATGAAAACCAGTTAACTGGATCCATCCCTCGACAATTAGGAGATTTAAGAGACTTGGTTTACTTTTCACTCTCTAATAATAGTCTAACTGGTACCCTTCTTTCTACCTTGGGAAACCTAACCAAGTTACAGTATTTATTCTCGTGGAGAAATCATCTTTCGGGTTTCATCCCTTTTGAAATTGGAAATCTAATTGATGTTTTCAATCTTGACCTCTCGAGCAATATGTTAACAGGTTCTATCCCTTTCTCTTTGGGAAATATGAGCAAGTTGAATATCCttcatctttttgacaatgagtTATCGGGCTCTATTCCTCCTCAGATTGGAAATCTAATTGATGTTTTCAATCTTGACCTCTCGAGCAATATGTTAACAGGTTCTATCCCTTTCTCTTTGGGAAATATGTGCAAGTTGAATATCCTTCATCTTTATGAGAATAAATTGTCAGACCCGATACCTCCATCTCTCGGTAACTTGAGGAAACTCACCGACCTTCGCTTATTCACAAATAGACTATCTGGAGCGTTACCTTCGGAGATGAACAACATCATAGGTTTGACATCGCTTCAATTGTCAAACAACAACTTCTCCGGTTATTTGCCTCCAGACATATGCAAAGGAGGAGCCCTATCATACCTCGCAGTGAGCAACAACAGTTTCCAAGGTCCTATCCCCATGACCTTAAAGAATTGTACGGGATTAAGCAGGCTATACCTTCATCATAACCAATTCACAGGAGATATATCTCACAATTTAGGAGTCTATCCGCATCTTTGGTATGTAGATCTCAGCTTCAATAGATTGTCTGGTACACTCTCACCCGACTGGGGAAGTTGGCACAACCTGACATGCCTAAAAATCTCAAATAACAACATCACTGGAGTGATACGGCCAGAGCTTGGGCACTTGTCGAACCTACAAAAACTGGACCTTTCCTCGAACCACCTGCAAGGAGAGATCCCAAAGAGCTTGGGAAACCTGGCTCATCTTTATAACCTGAGCCTGAGCAACAATCGACTTGTTGGAGAGGTACCAATGGAGTTGGGAAGGATGTCAAATCTTCAACTTCTTGATTTGTCGAGAAACGGATTGACAGGAAGGATACCGTATCAAATCGGCACTTGCATGAAACTCCAACTTCTGAAGCTGAACAACAACAATCTCAGTGGAAGCATCCCTTTGGAGATCGGCAATCTGGTGCACCTTCAAGAAGCGCTCGACCTCGGCCACAACTCACTGACAGGGGAGATACCGTCGCAACTCGGCAAGTTGTCGATGTTGCAGCATTTGAATCTGTCGCACAATGGCTTCACCGGTGGCCTTCCATCATCTTTGAAGGACATGGTTAGCTTGTCCGTCATAGATGTATCACACAACGAATTGGAGGGGCCTGTGCCTGATAGCCCGTTTTTCCGTAAAGCTCCACTGGAGTGGTTCCTCCACAACAAAGGCTTGTGCGGGGTCGTCAAAGGCTTGCCTCCATGTGTTTCATCCGCTAcgagaagaaatgatgaaagcaagCACCACAAAGTAGTCGTTATCTTAGCTATCACTGCTTCCATGGTCTTCATTCTTCTATCACTCATGATCGTTGGAGCTGCCTTGCAATTCCGAAAGAGGAAGAAACAGTCGCTACCTGTTCAAGATAACGGCAACAGAGAAGGTGCATTCTGCATACTGAGTTTTGACGGAAGATACGCGTACAAGGACATCATTGAAGCCACAGAAGATTTCAAGGACAAATACTGTATCGGAACTGGTGCTTGTGGCAGTGTTTATAGAGCCGAATTAACTAGCGGCAAGGTGCTAGCAGTGAAGAAAATTCACCTACAGGAGATCGAGGATACATCGAATGAGATACCCTTTCAAAACGAAATACAAACACTCACTCGAATTCGGCATCGGAACATCGTCAAGCTCTACGGATTCTGCTCCTCTACTCGGCACAAGTTTCTGGTGTACGAGTATATGGAGAGAGGAAGTCTGGGATCCATCCTCAGAAGCGAAGCTGCAGCAGCTGAACTGGACTGGGTGAAGAGGGTGGATGTTGTCAAGGATGTGGCTCGTGCTCTCTCCTACATGCATCATGATTGCGACCAACCCATCGTTCATCGGGATATAACCAGCAACAATATTCTGCTCGATTCAGAATTCAAGGCTTGTGTTTCTGACTTCGGCATCGCTCGACTCCTGCAGCCGGATTCATCGAATTGGAGCATGATTGCTGGCACGCATGGTTACTTAGCACCTG AGCTTGCTTACAGAATGAGAGTGACCACCCAATGCGATGTGTACAGTTTCGGAGTGGTCACGCTTGAGTTGCTGATGGGAACTTATCCGGGAGAGTTCATCTCTGTTCTTCCTTCTTCCGCCGCCCAAAGCAGCTCTGTGAAAACTATATTAGACCAGCGCGTACCGCTTCCTACTGCCGAAGCTGCGGATGAAGTGGTTGCAGTGTTAAGGTTGGCAATTCGCTGCGTGGACGACAACCCAGAAACCCGGCCAACGATGAAGCACATCTTCTACAAGTTGTCGACACCGAAGACGCACCCAAACCTCCCATCTCTTGATTCCTTGAAGCTTTCAGACTTGAGGAATGGTGAAAGATGA